The following is a genomic window from Nymphaea colorata isolate Beijing-Zhang1983 chromosome 3, ASM883128v2, whole genome shotgun sequence.
agagaatatatatgtatatcactttttgatttttgttttcctctcaATTGTCCGATCATGTAGTTTTTATAAGTAAATTGAATTACTCTTAATAGCCAGAGTTACTATTCAATCATCTAGAATCCTTAAAATTTTCTTCCACTAAGTTTGGACAAAGAAATACTCTAAACGTCTCAAGACACATTTCGCTATGCATTACATTATcctatatatagacacacacgcCCCACGTAGGCTCCTTAAGAATGAAggcaaccatttttttttttggcgtcgTGCGGCCAGAAAAATTGCAGCGGAGCCACCAGCAGAAAAAATTTATCGAAAGCATCTGCTGCTGTCTCCTCACAAAAAATTTCGTTAGAAGGTTTTTGGTGTTTTCAAAGTGACCTGCAACAGGAAGGCATGGTTCTGCGCCTGGCCCACCCATTTTTCACCGTTTTAGATTCTAAAAACGGAGCTCAGGCCGGGCCACGACGTGCCAGTCCCGACACCGAGACCGGGCCCCTAGCGCCTAACCCGCCGATGCGCACCCCTACCCTTGAGAAAGGAATCCGATccagtttaaagaaaattacgGGCGCTTCCGCCGGTGGCGGTGCTTTCTCTAGCTCCGGCCATTGAGATGAAACAGAGGGAGGAGACTCCTCCCTCAGTGACTTGCGGGCAAGGACCTGTTTAATTCAAGGACTCGTTTGTCCTTCACCGGCAAATGATTCGATCGGATTTTCCTGTtcccccctttcttttttctttttcttctctcaaaTTGGTTAAAGAGAGAAATGTGATGAAAAAGTAGAGAAAAATGtcgggaagaagaaaaaaaaaactgcactCTCTCACCAGCCAACACATCGAAGTGAATCGTACAATGCATCTCTGCCACCACACTGAGCACCACTGATCACCACACCCCATGCtctgcaagagagagagagagagcttgtgcTGCTGTGGCGTTCTTGATTTCCCCAAAGAAGTAGACCCTTGTTTTTAGAGCTTTCTCAGTAGTAAGCTCTGAGCTGCTGCCGCTGCCTAGCCCAGACCATGTTcctatttattatatatttttaagtttaaTATTCTGAAATATCATCGATTTTATGGCTTTCGATATGTTTCTCTAAAATCGAATATGCACATATTGGAGATTCATATAAATCACAACGACCGGCGCTTCGGAGTGACCTCTCTTGCCCATGCATGAAAGAAGAGCGCATATGATTGTTTGGATTTCTCAATTGAGCAAATTAAAGTTCGGTACTTCAAAGATTAATAATTGATATTGGCACGGTTCTTATTGATCCATCAAGACACGAAAAAGCAACAGACGATGAGTAACCAACTTAAAACTGAAAGATGTGTAAGCCCAAATTCGTTAATTTTGGTTTCATTATTTTCTAAAGAAACCATATCCGTTTAGAAGTTACTTGAAATATCTCGATGAAATGATTGCTGCTCAGCAATGAGAGGGTAAAAGGGAACCTATCAAGTAAATGTCAGTTTAAACTGGCAATTTTCTATAAACTCTGCCCACCTGCAGTTAAATTAAAAGAGATCttgaatgcattcttgaacttACTGTTGTTTTAGGACTTGGGGCGGGGAGAGTTATACCCATCAACTACAGTGCCGTGTATCTATGTTTGCAGTTTAGAGAAAATAGAGCCTACGGAAATCGAATCGAAGCGACCACTAGATTTCACTGGTCCGCCGATCCGACCAGCTACATTACTTCGGTGGGGACATGTCTGTGAGGAGACTAGCAAATCCAACCTGCAGGTGACCCAGATCCAAACAGACGATCTTTTATTAGCAACTGATTAGATCCGATGATTTTTACAGATAACGTGATCAGTGTTCATGAAATTACAAAAGCCCGGCTGTTGGAGGAACTTGGACGCAAAAACAAAAGCCACTCGGACGCTCTCAGCCTTTACGAAAAAACCAAACATGTATTTTCATTAGGCCACATTATTGAACAAGGGGACCATGTTTTCCCATTCACTGCCACTTATCCAGGATCACCATCTCCGCATGCATTCAGACATTCAAGacagtcaaaaaaaaaaaaaattcatagtCAATCAATCTATCAGTGGGTAAAATGTTTTTACTCGCTTGTTAATCAAAGGGCCCATGTCACCGTTATTAATCTCATTTATACATTTATCTCCTAACAACTTAAGTcggtcaaaaaagaaaaaaacttggtCAATACATAGTTGAGAGAATGAATGAGGGGACTTGGTATTCATGGAAAATCATGGAATCCATTTCATATCATTCAATACTTACCAAAGGGAAGAAGGTATCGCATTTATTGTCGGTACCCCTTTTTTCACCGACTCGATCTAGCTTGTGATCGTTTTGCATGGTCCTAGCCAGTCTTTTATGACGgtcaaaaaaaacttttttatcatTCGAATTGTTAACACCACACAATAATAAGCCAGAAGGGCCTGCGATGCGATGCCCTAGttagttttcatgaaaaaccatGTACCCCCTTTCACCTAATTTATTAACAACAACTCAGGGGACCATGTTGCTACCTTTTTACTACTAACTAGTCAGGTTTACTCCTTCATGTTTCATGGACCACCTTTTTgttagtattatatatatatatatatatatatatatatattatttatttatttatttatcgtTTGCAGTCTCATCTATTGAATGCATTACCAACATGGAAGATGGACTTCTAGCCAAGCAAAAAGCTCTAATGGACACGAGGGGACATAAAATCTAAACCGTTCAATTTATCATGATGGACGTTTAATCTATATGATGGATggttaaaacaaaacaaagagaaaaatgtgatttgttttccattttttttcttgttcgtCTCTCAATGGTTCATTTTCCCAATTGGTCATCGTAATAAATCGAACAATGCTCATGAGTAAGCTGGGTAACTCTGGCCATACATGATTACTATTTAAttttagtgtatatatatgcaaaGATTAAAAATAACGCCATTTATGAATTAGCATTTAAGTCGTATTTGGGTGCCTCCaaagttttcattttgcttcaaCTACTAAGTAAGTCGGCCTCTAAATTCAGGTTAAGGATGTTTAACCAAAGATTTGACCGAGAAAGcggtgagtttttttttttttttttgaaaattgacgtGTGATCATGGGTTGGGACAGCGGTGGCGGAAGGGAGGAGGCAGCAGGAAATAGCAAAAGGGGGCAGGCATTTTCCGGCCTCGCATTGAATTTTACGTCAAAAATGGCCGGTCCCACCCACTTCATGCTTTTCAAGGTCCCTCAATTTCGTTATGACCATCATCATTACGTTGTTTGCAAGACAAAAATGGAAGGATCgacctctctccctctctcgaaAGGACAAGATAGAGCGGTTCgagaaaaaatagaagagaCATATTTGGAGTTATTTTTTACCTGGCTCGCCTAATTCCTCTTTTGACGTATCATTCTTCTTGTTTGATATATGTAATTCTGTTCAGTTTTCTGATCTTTTTTCTAGCATTCCGTcgcattttcttcttcttcttcttattattccATTCCATTTGCTGGTGACTTATCAACAGAAAAATTAAGACAGAGAATGAAAAAGAACCGTAAAACAAAAGCGCCCTACTTTATGTTCTTCTTTGCGGGAAATTAACAAGgcattttgtttgtttcatattctttcTGTCTGAGAAAACccagtaaaacaaaaaacagcTTCTTGTTGTCTGGCTTTCTTGGTTTCAAATGTTTTGAGGCCAAAAGAGAAGCAGACCAGTCCCCATGCCTTTCTTCTACCATGAAAAATTCTTTTCCTCAGGTGTTTGTCTTTAGGACTTCCCAGCTGCGTTTTAGGTACTTTTCCAAAGCAAAACCAATATAATCTGCAGCCCCACTTTTACATATATTTCCATACTTATTTGATCTGTTACTGTTCTTTTTAGCTCCAATGCTTGGCTTCGTAGCACTTAAGAGTATTTGGAATTTTATCtgcatttttctctctctctctctctctcttaataaGATTGAacttaattcaagttatttgttttgaattttgttttacatgaaaaaccaaaacaaaaaaccagCACTTCTGTTCTGACTCTCTTATTTAAGTCATATTTTTGAGAAAAGGTTGgggatgagaaaaagagaaagggccCACTGCATCTTTCacagcatttttctttttgcttcctGTGCCACACCTTTTCCCATCTAAAGCATTCATTCAaattataataaacaaaaaaggtaaatCTCCATTTCATATGTTTCTCCAAAaccacatctctctctcttctttacaTATACCAGCAATCAAATTCGATCTGACTtgcttccttctcctcctcctcctctttttcttcttcttcttcttcttctgctctctccctctctcgtgaTGAGCAATTGTGGTGGAGCATCATCAATGTCTCTTGTAGGCCTAGAGGGCAAGCAGTTTCCCAACTTCCGACCTGACTTGGAATGGGAGACACCAACCAACAACCCTTTGCTGTTCACGAGGCCACCACCAGCTACGACCACCACGCAGCCACCGCCTCAACCGCCACCGACGCCGGCGACACCATTATACCCTCCCTTCTTGAACCCCGGTTCAGCCCATCCCAGTTCTACCTCCTCCACTCCCTTCCTTCACCAGCTACCACCACACTTCCACTTCTCCCCCGACTGCACCACCTTCCGCAAGCACGAAACCGAGATACCCGACGAATTCTGCCACTTCGTCAAGCCGGAGGCCGGCATTGGAGACAATGGCTTCGCCGGTTTCGGGATCCCTGGCGGGAATTTCCAAGGGAGGATGGGCTTGGATCTGAATCTTGGCCACAGGGCCTACTTCTCTTCTCATGAGACGGCCATGGTGAGTAGGCTCTGCAAGTGGAGCCGAGGAGGCGGGTTTCTGCAGGGGCTGAACCAGCAGGCGCCGAGGTGCCAGGCAGAAGGGTGCAAGGCGGACCTGAGCCATGCGAAGCACTACCACAGAAGGCACAAGGTGTGTGAGTTCCACTCCAAGGCAGCTAAGGTGATCATGGCAGGTATAGAGCAAAGATTCTGCCAGCAATGTAGCAGGTACTCTCTCTCACCATTTCTGTCTCACCCCCCCCACACCCTTCCTGCACCATTCTTCTGCCATGGTCTTAGACTcgttcttggttttttttttaattatagtAATATCTCATTCTCTGCAAGTTTGACCGAGTTCTCCCACATGGCCTCCTTGAAATCTTTAGGCTTCTTTCGATGATGGTTTTTATTAACGTTCCTtggtttcccttttttcattttttactctTGCATTGATCTTCTCTTGatcttgacttttttttttctttctgacaTATTCCTTGCCTGGTCAACAGACAAAGTTTTCACttctaatttttctttgctCTCAGGTTTCATGTTTTGGCAGAATTTGACGATGTGAAGAGGAGTTGCAGGAAGCGTTTGGCTGATCacaatagaagaagaagaaagccacAACCTGTTGCATGTGGAAGTAACGCAGGTAACTCTACGGGGAAGGCTGAGCACAACAGGAACAATACAAGAAGCGTGAACGACCCTTCCTCTGAAGCCAGTAGGAAGGACTATAGATCAGGTATGGTTTCTTCTGAAAAGAATTACTTGTGTGTGTTTTTCTGTTTGCGCACGCGGATGTGTGTTATTCTCTTTGTTTGGCTGTCTCGttattcttccttttctcttgatATGTTCCTGTTCTTGAAAAATGGTGCTTTTATTTTCATCGGTGCATGTGTCTCCCCATCCATTAATccggaaaaagagaaagagaagaaccCATTTAATGTAACTCGAATGAAGCTTGCACCTTCTTCTATTTTACCCTGACATCACATCACAGTGAACAGAATAACAAAATAATGGGTCGTCCCCCCTTTGTTTACTGTGATTTCAAGGGAGCTGCTGTTTTGTACAGTGCCTCGTAATCAAGCAATTTCAAAGGAAACATTGTCTCCTCTTCTAATGAACCACTTTGGATCTATCGGTTCACTGTTTCTAAAATGTGGGACACCGAGATATACGATCTTTTACTTGTTTTGATGgttaaagaaataaaacagTAGCATTGTGATGGGTTTTGGCTTCTTTTGCTTGTCCACAATAAATTGTTTCAGTTTCTTGTTTTTCAAGCGAACCCCATTTCAGCAGACGGCCTAATTAATTGTGTTGTTTCTTCGATTTGTTTTTATCCGGTTTTGTAAATCATGAGAGTTGagaccatctctctctctttcgcgtACCCTTCGCCAAAAGCAAATCACACCTTTTTCCGTTCCTTTATACtggtttttatcatttttttctcatgtaCCCTTAGTTGAATTAAACCAAACTGAGTTAGCATTTATTGCATGTCCACTTTCTGTCCaccttttgaaattttcttgctttctttttccctaTTCCTGTTGTATTGCAATGGATTGAAGAAAGCTTTCTGTTACTTCTGCTTATTTAATGGTGGACAGCAGCGGCGCCAGTCTCCCAGGTGGACTCGGCTCAGGCAACAGAAGCACACGCCTTGCTCAAGGCAACATCTCCATCGCCCCCTTCCTCCccattgatgatgatgataaataCCAACTCCACCAATCCCAAAACCCTCCGCCAAGAGGAGGTGTCAGACCTGCAACTCCTACGAAAGGGCCCATCTTTATCCTTGGGTGGCCTGGACCAATCAGTGGCAGCAGCAGAAGCTTCCTCCTCACCCTCCATCCAAAACTTCTCGCCACcatctcccttcttcttcccctgGAGCATCCCAAGTCAGTGCAGACTGTCAGTGAACCACCAAAACAGGAGTCCATGGTGCTCTCCCTCACCAAACAATGGCTCGGAGGAGTCGAGCAGGGGTTCGGGCTCTTACCAAAGTCAGAACCAGACAGATCATGAGCTGCAGAACTCGATTTTTGAAGTTGAGTTACTGTgagttatcttttttttctttcttttttttcctaatctcagagggagggagagagagagtgagggagggAAGTGTCAAATCAAACCAGATCGAATACCCTTTTTTAGAAGGTGGGTGGtagttgatttttctctttttttgtgtttcttcttccttttcccctttccttGCCTTTAATTAATCGAAACTGGTGGTAAGTATTGAATATCGCAGTCGGTACTCTTAGAAGTTTTACCAACGCGACTTCCTCTTTTTCCCGATTTTTGGTAAATCATCTGACGTTTCTTCTCACATTATCAAGGATTAATTTACCTttacatacttttttttcttttttttcttccactttggtaaagtagaagaaaaacagtgaaaaagAGAAGGGCCAAGCTTCTGTTTTTCCACCGTATTCTTCACAACTTTTAGTACTGTTTTTGTCTCTGAGATGTTGTCATCAGCCAGCTTTCATGAACAACAAATGGAAACAAGGGAAGATAAAGTGAAGCTGGTTACCAGCTGGTTCTTTCCACTGGATATTTACAGATAAATTTAATTGACTTCTGTCTTTGATTCCTCACAAAACCAAACACGAccaatcaaatttttaaaatgaaaacacgAAACCGGTTTAACTTAAtctgaggaaaaaaaaaaagagagaaaaaaggctGTGATCTCGTGTCTCAAAAATCACGAAATTGAGTGGCATCTCGCAGACTGGTACTTGAAAACTCGAGGGTTATACACCGACAATCACGAGGGAAGAACATTGTGAACATTTATTTCTTAAGAAGTTGGGAAGTCGCCTTTAAAACTCGAATTGTAAACTCGGTCACTATGACTTGGCCTGTGCCTTGGTAGAAGTATCCATTAATTAATTTGCTACAAAAGTTAATAATATTGATATAAACTAATAAACTTATTAATTTGCTGCAAATAATTATCAAGTGGGAGTCGTTACCCCCTTTTCTGTTAGGAACTAGGCTCTGGCACTCTGGAGATCAAGCGAGAAGAAAATAAACACACAATAATACAAGGATTTATGTGGTTCGGAAACAGAATCAACACAGAGGCCATTAAAAGTGATGTTGCCCTCTAATAAAACAGAAGTTTTAGAGCAACATGGCAAAGGCAAAAAGTTAGAATAATGCTCCTAACATGCAAAAGTTGATTATGCCTAAAATAGGGGAAGAAGCTTGTTAAATTGAGATCAATTGCTCCTGGCACCTCCAATACTTTTTACTCTCTTTCCAGAAAATCATATTCAGTTATTAAATGAAATGTCTTCTCCGACGCTTAAACTGAGAGCTATGAGTCCCATTGTCGTGCATTTATGTGGAAAAGCCATGTCAAGCAATCCCCTAATTAA
Proteins encoded in this region:
- the LOC116249903 gene encoding squamosa promoter-binding-like protein 8 isoform X1, producing MSNCGGASSMSLVGLEGKQFPNFRPDLEWETPTNNPLLFTRPPPATTTTQPPPQPPPTPATPLYPPFLNPGSAHPSSTSSTPFLHQLPPHFHFSPDCTTFRKHETEIPDEFCHFVKPEAGIGDNGFAGFGIPGGNFQGRMGLDLNLGHRAYFSSHETAMVSRLCKWSRGGGFLQGLNQQAPRCQAEGCKADLSHAKHYHRRHKVCEFHSKAAKVIMAGIEQRFCQQCSRFHVLAEFDDVKRSCRKRLADHNRRRRKPQPVACGSNAGNSTGKAEHNRNNTRSVNDPSSEASRKDYRSAAAPVSQVDSAQATEAHALLKATSPSPPSSPLMMMINTNSTNPKTLRQEEVSDLQLLRKGPSLSLGGLDQSVAAAEASSSPSIQNFSPPSPFFFPWSIPSQCRLSVNHQNRSPWCSPSPNNGSEESSRGSGSYQSQNQTDHELQNSIFEVELL
- the LOC116249903 gene encoding squamosa promoter-binding-like protein 8 isoform X2, with the protein product MSNCGGASSMSLVGLEGKQFPNFRPDLEWETPTNNPLLFTRPPPATTTTQPPPQPPPTPATPLYPPFLNPGSAHPSSTSSTPFLHQLPPHFHFSPDCTTFRKHETEIPDEFCHFVKPEAGIGDNGFAGFGIPGGNFQGRMGLDLNLGHRAYFSSHETAMVSRLCKWSRGGGFLQGLNQQAPRCQAEGCKADLSHAKHYHRRHKVCEFHSKAAKVIMAGIEQRFCQQCSRFHVLAEFDDVKRSCRKRLADHNRRRRKPQPVACGSNAGNSTGKAEHNRNNTRSVNDPSSEASRKDYRSAAPVSQVDSAQATEAHALLKATSPSPPSSPLMMMINTNSTNPKTLRQEEVSDLQLLRKGPSLSLGGLDQSVAAAEASSSPSIQNFSPPSPFFFPWSIPSQCRLSVNHQNRSPWCSPSPNNGSEESSRGSGSYQSQNQTDHELQNSIFEVELL